The Deltaproteobacteria bacterium DNA segment TGGATCTGCCTCTGCGTACCCAAGCTTCTGTGCTTCTTTAAGAACGTCGGCAAATGCGCCACCCTCGTTGGTCATCTTCGTAAGGATAAAGTTAGCTGTGCCGTTTATTATGCCGTAGATGGACTCAATCCTGTTTGCGGCAAGCCCTTCCCTTAGCCCCTTTATGACCGGTATGCCGCCGCCAACACTTGCCTCGAACCCTATGCAAACGCCTTTCTTTGCGGCAAGCTCGAATATTTCCTTTCCGTGCGCCGAGAGAAGCGCCTTGTTCGCGGTGACAACGTGCTTGCCGTTCTCTATTGCCTTGATGATAAAGTCCTTGGCAATGGTAGTGCCGCCTACAAGCTCGACAATAACAGAAACCTCCGGGTCGTTTAACACGGCATTTGCGTCGTCGGAGAGAACTCCGTTTGCAAAGTCAATGCCTCTATCGCGCTTTAAGTCCTTGTCAGCGGCCATCTTAAGCGCAAGCTCGACCCCGAGCTTTGCCTTTATGACATCCGCATTGCCAAGAAGCACCCTGGCAACCCCCGTGCCAACGGTGCCAAGCCCGATGAGACCTACGTTTATTTTTTTGCTCATTACCTGATGAGACCTTTCTATTTTTTCGGCGGCCCGAGCTCGAGGGCGCGCTTTATCCCTCTTGCGGCCTGCCTCGTTCTGTGCTCGTTCTCGACAAGAGCAAGCCTCACGTACTCGTCCCCGTACTCGCCAAAGCCGATACCCGGAGAGACAGCGACCTTGCCTTCCTTTAAAATGAACTTAGAGAACTCAAGAGAGCCCATGTGGCGAAACGCCTCAGGAATACGCGCCCAGACAAACATCGTTGCCTTCGGCTTCTCAAGCGGCCACCCGGCCTTTGTAAAGCTCTCGACCATGACGTCGCGCCTTTCGCGATACAGCTCGCTTATCTCGTGCACGCATTCCTGAGGGCCGTTTAAGGCGATAATGGCCGCTATCTGTATGGGCTGGAACATGCCGTAGTCAAGATAGCTCTTTATCCTTGTGAGCGCATTGACTATCCTTTTATTGCCCACACAAAAGCCGATTCTCCATCCCGGCATGTTATAGGACTTGGAAAGCGTGAATATCTCGACCCCTACGTCCTTTGCTCCAGGTACTTCCAGAAAGCTCGGGGCCTTGTACCCGTCGAAGACGATGTCTGCATACGCAAGGTCGTGTATGACTATCATGTCGTGCTCTTTGGCGAAGGCTACTATCTTTACGAAGAACTCCCTGTCCACAACCTCTGTTGTCGGGTTGTGCGGGAAGTTGATTATAAGGATTTTCGGCTTTGGCCACGCCTCTTTTGTCGCCTTCGTAAGCTCGGCAAAGAAGTCAACGCCCGGAAGGAGCGGAATGCCGCGTATATCGCCTCCTGCGATAATAACAGAATACGCGTGTATCGGATAAGTCGGGTTTGGCACGAGCACCAAATCCCCCGGGCTTGTGATTGCGAGCACAAGATGCGCAAGCCCTTCCTTTGAGCCTATTGTGGCAACCGCCTCTGTGTCAGGGTCTATGTCAACATCGTAGCGGCGCTTGTACCAGTCCGCTATCGCGCCCCTAAGCTTCGGTATGCCCTTTGAAAGCGAATACCTGTGGTTCTTGGGGTTGTGTATCGCCTCCTCGAGCTTATCTACGATATGCTTCGGGGTTGGCTGGTCAGGGTTGCCCATGCCAAGGTCTATGATGTCCTCACCGCGTTTTCTTGCCGCAGTCCGAAGGCTTATGACCTCGTTAAACACGTATGGCGGAAGCCGCTTTATCCTATAAAATTCTTCCATTGTCCTTATCCTTACTTTACGTACACGCCTTCGGCGTTGTACGAACTTCTTACAAAAGGCCCTGAGTACGCCCTCTTTATGCCAATCGATACCGCGTACTCCTCGTACTCCTTAAAAACATCCTCTGCCACGTATTCCTTCACCGGAAGGCTCTCTCTTGTCGGCTGAAGGTA contains these protein-coding regions:
- the alaC gene encoding alanine transaminase — protein: MEEFYRIKRLPPYVFNEVISLRTAARKRGEDIIDLGMGNPDQPTPKHIVDKLEEAIHNPKNHRYSLSKGIPKLRGAIADWYKRRYDVDIDPDTEAVATIGSKEGLAHLVLAITSPGDLVLVPNPTYPIHAYSVIIAGGDIRGIPLLPGVDFFAELTKATKEAWPKPKILIINFPHNPTTEVVDREFFVKIVAFAKEHDMIVIHDLAYADIVFDGYKAPSFLEVPGAKDVGVEIFTLSKSYNMPGWRIGFCVGNKRIVNALTRIKSYLDYGMFQPIQIAAIIALNGPQECVHEISELYRERRDVMVESFTKAGWPLEKPKATMFVWARIPEAFRHMGSLEFSKFILKEGKVAVSPGIGFGEYGDEYVRLALVENEHRTRQAARGIKRALELGPPKK